One window from the genome of Acuticoccus sp. I52.16.1 encodes:
- a CDS encoding LysE family translocator: protein MVEIVPLVSVFAVFVPALVLPGPDFVAVVRVAMTRGARAGIFTALGTTIGLVTYAALSIFGLSALLAQVEWLTIVVRVLGGAYLVYLGVRLVRTPPDQLDIGDAPAPAPIGARRAVLGGLLVNLTNPKAIVLFASVFATAITPQTHAATMALMVVLVGVTTLVWYTLVSLFMASPPVIQRFAGARHRIERIAGVAFVAIGGKLIADARSPVST, encoded by the coding sequence ATGGTCGAAATCGTCCCGCTCGTCAGCGTCTTCGCCGTCTTCGTCCCGGCCCTCGTCCTGCCGGGGCCGGACTTCGTCGCGGTGGTGCGCGTGGCCATGACGCGCGGCGCGCGGGCGGGGATCTTCACAGCCCTCGGCACGACGATCGGCCTCGTCACCTACGCGGCCCTGTCGATCTTCGGCCTCTCGGCGCTGCTGGCGCAGGTCGAGTGGCTGACGATCGTCGTGCGGGTGCTGGGCGGGGCCTACCTCGTCTATCTCGGCGTCAGGCTCGTCCGCACGCCACCTGACCAGCTCGACATCGGCGACGCCCCCGCCCCCGCCCCCATCGGCGCCCGCCGCGCGGTCCTCGGAGGGCTCCTGGTGAACCTCACCAATCCCAAGGCCATCGTCCTCTTCGCGTCCGTCTTTGCCACGGCGATCACGCCGCAGACTCATGCGGCGACGATGGCGCTGATGGTGGTGCTGGTCGGCGTGACGACGCTCGTCTGGTACACGCTGGTGAGCCTCTTCATGGCCTCGCCGCCGGTGATCCAGCGCTTCGCCGGCGCGCGCCACCGGATCGAGCGGATCGCCGGCGTGGCCTTCGTGGCGATCGGCGGCAAACTCATCGCCGACGCCCGCAGCCCGGTCTCCACCTGA
- a CDS encoding MipA/OmpV family protein, which produces MAADPLPETVAVPDSVQYRDITIDIGAGVGMEPVFPSSKRYGPTGWPLIALQYLRLPYFGEVVTEDKKLAAFSLFPSINFVGERKEDDANYLEGIGDTDFAFELGAGAAFRYGFLRAFGAVRYGVTGHNGIVGEAGVDVILQPMERLEVAFGPRISAANGEYMDYYFSVPNSAVVLQPYEANGGFKDVGIAATASYALTEKWRVHGRLKYTHFIGEALDSPIVDAGNDQEFSVGIGLTYRFTLDLY; this is translated from the coding sequence ATGGCGGCGGATCCGCTGCCGGAAACCGTCGCGGTCCCCGATTCCGTCCAATATCGTGACATCACGATCGACATCGGCGCCGGCGTCGGCATGGAGCCGGTGTTTCCCTCCTCCAAGCGCTACGGGCCGACAGGGTGGCCGCTGATCGCGCTGCAGTACCTGCGCCTGCCCTATTTCGGCGAGGTCGTGACGGAGGACAAGAAGCTCGCCGCCTTCTCGCTCTTCCCGTCGATCAACTTCGTCGGTGAGCGCAAGGAGGACGACGCCAACTACCTCGAAGGCATCGGCGACACCGACTTCGCGTTCGAACTCGGTGCGGGTGCGGCCTTCCGCTACGGCTTCCTGCGGGCCTTCGGCGCCGTGCGCTACGGCGTGACGGGCCACAACGGCATCGTCGGCGAGGCGGGGGTGGACGTCATCCTGCAACCGATGGAGCGCCTGGAAGTGGCCTTCGGTCCGCGCATCTCCGCCGCCAACGGCGAGTACATGGACTACTACTTCTCCGTCCCCAACAGCGCCGTCGTGCTCCAGCCCTACGAGGCGAACGGCGGCTTCAAGGACGTCGGCATCGCCGCCACCGCCTCCTACGCGCTGACCGAGAAGTGGCGTGTCCACGGCCGCCTGAAATACACCCACTTCATCGGCGAGGCGCTGGACAGCCCCATCGTCGACGCCGGCAACGACCAGGAATTCAGCGTCGGCATCGGCCTGACCTACCGCTTCACGCTCGACCTTTATTGA
- a CDS encoding DUF1476 domain-containing protein, whose product MTQFEERERAYEARFAHDEELRFKSLARRNKLLGKWAAEKLGRTGEAADAYAKEVVRSDFAEPGDEDVFRKVRGDFNSAGVEMSDEEIRLKMRELLVEAAEQLS is encoded by the coding sequence ATGACGCAGTTCGAGGAACGGGAACGGGCATACGAGGCGCGCTTCGCGCACGACGAGGAGCTGCGCTTCAAGTCGCTGGCGCGCCGCAACAAGCTGTTGGGCAAGTGGGCGGCCGAGAAGCTGGGCCGAACCGGCGAGGCGGCCGACGCCTATGCCAAGGAGGTGGTCCGCTCCGACTTCGCCGAGCCGGGCGACGAGGACGTCTTCCGCAAGGTGCGGGGCGACTTCAACTCCGCCGGAGTCGAGATGTCGGACGAAGAGATTCGCCTGAAGATGCGTGAGCTTCTGGTCGAGGCGGCCGAGCAGCTCTCGTGA
- the purC gene encoding phosphoribosylaminoimidazolesuccinocarboxamide synthase codes for MSRRRRIYEGKAKILYEGPEPGTLIQHFKDDATAYNAKKHSVIDGKGVLNNRISEHIFGHLNDMGIPTHFIRRLNMREQLIREVEIIPLEVVVRNVAAGSLAKRLGLEEGTQLPRSIIEFYYKNDELDDPLVTEEHITAFGWATPQELDDIMALAVRVNDFLAGLFLGVGIRLVDFKIECGRLWENDMMRVVVADEISPDSCRLWDTKTNEKMDKDRFRRDLGGLLEAYQEVAQRLGIMPEQERPTVSGPTLVQ; via the coding sequence ATGAGCCGACGCCGCCGCATCTACGAAGGTAAAGCCAAAATCCTCTATGAGGGGCCGGAGCCCGGCACCCTCATCCAGCACTTCAAGGATGACGCGACCGCCTACAACGCCAAGAAACACTCCGTGATCGACGGCAAGGGGGTGCTGAACAACCGCATCTCCGAGCATATCTTCGGTCACCTCAACGACATGGGGATTCCGACGCACTTCATCCGTCGGCTCAACATGCGCGAGCAACTTATCCGCGAGGTCGAGATCATCCCGCTCGAAGTGGTGGTGCGCAACGTCGCCGCCGGCTCGCTCGCCAAGCGGCTCGGGCTGGAGGAAGGCACGCAGCTGCCCCGCTCGATCATCGAGTTCTATTACAAGAACGACGAGCTGGACGATCCGCTGGTGACCGAGGAGCACATCACCGCCTTCGGCTGGGCCACCCCCCAGGAACTCGACGATATCATGGCGCTCGCCGTGCGCGTGAACGACTTCCTCGCCGGCCTCTTCCTCGGCGTCGGCATTCGCCTGGTCGACTTCAAGATCGAGTGCGGGCGCTTGTGGGAGAACGACATGATGCGCGTCGTCGTGGCTGACGAGATCAGCCCCGATTCGTGCCGCCTGTGGGACACCAAGACCAACGAGAAGATGGACAAGGACCGCTTCCGGCGCGACCTCGGCGGCCTCCTCGAGGCCTACCAGGAAGTCGCTCAGCGTCTCGGCATCATGCCCGAGCAGGAGCGGCCGACCGTCTCGGGTCCCACACTCGTGCAGTAG
- the purS gene encoding phosphoribosylformylglycinamidine synthase subunit PurS: MKARVTITLKPGVLDPQGKAIEGALSGLGFSGVHSARQGKVIDLDLAATDATAAREEVGRMCEALLANTVVERYDIAILS, from the coding sequence ATGAAAGCTCGCGTCACCATCACCCTGAAGCCCGGCGTGCTCGACCCGCAGGGCAAGGCCATCGAGGGCGCGCTCTCCGGCCTCGGCTTCTCGGGCGTCCACTCCGCCCGCCAAGGCAAGGTGATCGACCTCGACCTCGCCGCGACCGACGCGACCGCCGCGCGCGAGGAGGTCGGCCGCATGTGCGAAGCTCTGCTCGCCAACACGGTGGTCGAGCGTTACGACATCGCGATCCTGTCATGA